A genome region from Deinococcus sp. KNUC1210 includes the following:
- a CDS encoding Asp23/Gls24 family envelope stress response protein — MNGTIHITEAALASLIGLTAHEIPGVVGMAPANIREGIQRVLGRAQSRDGVVIGREEGRYTADLYIVLAYGVSIPTVAGNIVERVEHVVKTQAGIELAATRVHAVGVAHA, encoded by the coding sequence ATGAACGGCACTATACATATTACCGAGGCGGCGTTGGCCTCGTTGATCGGACTGACAGCCCACGAAATTCCCGGCGTGGTGGGCATGGCCCCCGCCAATATCCGCGAGGGAATCCAGCGCGTGCTCGGGCGTGCACAGTCGCGTGACGGCGTGGTGATCGGCCGCGAGGAAGGGCGTTACACCGCCGACCTGTACATCGTGCTGGCCTACGGTGTCAGCATTCCCACCGTCGCCGGCAACATCGTCGAGCGCGTCGAACACGTGGTCAAGACCCAGGCGGGCATCGAACTCGCCGCCACGCGGGTACATGCGGTGGGGGTGGCCCATGCCTGA
- the ald gene encoding alanine dehydrogenase has product MKIGLPKEIKVKENRVALTPGGVGTLVRRGHSVVVEHNAGVGSGIQDAEYVQAGATMGSAADAWAADMVVKVKEPIASEYGYLREDLLLFTYLHLAADRELTEALLKAGTTGVAYETVQETDGSLPLLSPMSEVAGRLSVQAGAYHLQKPVGGRGVLLGGVPGVQAGHVVIVGGGVVGTNAAKMAMGLGAKVTVLDVSHRRLTYLDDVFFGKLTTMMSSEANIRALLPETDLLVGAVLIPGAKAPHLVTRDMLPLMQEGSVIVDVAVDQGGCVETIHATTHDDPTYIVDGVIHYGVANMPGAVPRTSTFALTNQTLPYALQLAEHGIDAVRRSKALALGLNTRAGKLTYKGVADALGLDYTPTEEMLLA; this is encoded by the coding sequence ATGAAGATCGGATTACCGAAAGAAATCAAGGTCAAGGAAAACCGTGTCGCGCTCACGCCGGGCGGCGTCGGAACGCTGGTGCGGCGCGGACATAGTGTGGTCGTCGAGCACAACGCGGGCGTAGGCAGCGGCATTCAGGACGCCGAGTACGTACAGGCCGGAGCCACGATGGGCAGCGCCGCCGACGCCTGGGCCGCCGATATGGTCGTCAAGGTCAAGGAGCCGATTGCCAGCGAGTACGGCTATCTGCGCGAAGACCTGCTGCTGTTCACGTATCTGCACCTGGCCGCCGACCGCGAACTGACCGAGGCGCTGCTGAAGGCCGGGACCACGGGCGTGGCCTATGAAACGGTTCAGGAAACCGACGGTTCGCTGCCGCTGCTCTCGCCCATGAGCGAGGTGGCCGGACGCCTGAGCGTACAGGCGGGCGCGTACCACCTTCAGAAGCCGGTCGGCGGGCGCGGCGTGCTGCTGGGCGGCGTTCCCGGCGTGCAGGCGGGCCATGTGGTGATCGTGGGCGGCGGCGTGGTGGGCACCAACGCGGCCAAGATGGCGATGGGACTGGGCGCGAAGGTCACGGTGCTGGACGTGTCGCACCGCCGCCTGACGTACCTCGACGACGTCTTCTTCGGCAAACTCACCACCATGATGAGCAGTGAGGCCAATATCCGGGCGCTGCTGCCGGAAACCGATCTGCTGGTGGGCGCGGTGCTCATTCCCGGCGCGAAGGCTCCGCATCTCGTCACCCGCGACATGCTGCCGCTCATGCAGGAAGGCAGCGTAATCGTGGATGTGGCAGTCGATCAGGGCGGCTGTGTCGAGACGATTCACGCCACCACCCACGACGATCCGACCTACATCGTGGACGGCGTGATTCATTACGGCGTCGCCAACATGCCGGGCGCGGTGCCCCGCACGAGCACCTTCGCACTCACCAACCAGACCCTGCCCTACGCCCTGCAACTGGCCGAACACGGCATAGACGCGGTGCGCCGCAGCAAGGCGCTCGCGCTGGGCCTGAACACCCGCGCCGGAAAACTGACGTACAAAGGCGTGGCCGACGCCCTGGGGCTGGACTACACACCGACCGAAGAGATGCTGCTGGCCTGA
- a CDS encoding Lrp/AsnC family transcriptional regulator gives MSRVELDEIDRRILGILQRDARIANTELADEVGLTPAPTLRRVRRLEETGVIRRYVALLDPKKVGRDLTVFVDVSLDKQTKPGFETFAEQMRRRPEVLECYLSLGESDFILKVCVPDLDAYQRFLVDVLAAIPGVRNTSSTIVVKQEKYTTSLPLEES, from the coding sequence ATGTCAAGAGTCGAACTGGACGAAATTGACCGCCGCATTCTGGGCATCCTGCAACGCGACGCCCGCATTGCCAACACCGAACTGGCCGACGAAGTGGGCCTGACGCCCGCGCCCACCCTGCGGCGGGTGCGGCGGCTGGAAGAGACGGGCGTGATCCGGCGCTACGTGGCGCTCCTCGACCCCAAGAAGGTGGGCCGTGACCTGACCGTTTTCGTGGATGTAAGTCTGGATAAGCAGACCAAGCCGGGTTTTGAAACCTTTGCCGAGCAGATGCGCCGCCGCCCCGAGGTGCTGGAATGTTACCTGAGCCTGGGCGAAAGCGATTTCATTTTAAAAGTCTGCGTGCCCGACCTGGACGCGTACCAGCGCTTTCTGGTCGATGTGCTGGCGGCCATTCCCGGCGTGCGGAACACCAGCAGCACCATCGTGGTGAAGCAGGAAAAATACACCACCAGCCTGCCGCTGGAAGAGAGCTGA
- a CDS encoding SMI1/KNR4 family protein, producing the protein MLFFERLRIEPLIFNEKIDEVEIEDFEKTVGRRLPSEYKEFLLLQNGGLLLGMVIRFLDPGVQPTLPEHWLGIGQNGIQQQLDRFREFIGERNIPFCIDPGGNFFCMDVLNDQVQGIFYFDYDDMYETDAGQPVLPSYRVCDSFSEFVELISPL; encoded by the coding sequence ATGCTGTTTTTCGAAAGGCTGAGAATAGAACCGTTGATCTTCAACGAAAAAATTGATGAAGTCGAAATTGAAGATTTTGAAAAAACTGTCGGCAGACGTCTTCCATCCGAGTACAAGGAGTTCCTTCTTCTCCAGAATGGGGGACTCCTTCTGGGCATGGTGATTCGTTTTCTAGATCCTGGGGTTCAACCCACCCTGCCAGAACATTGGCTCGGCATCGGCCAGAATGGCATACAACAGCAGCTGGACAGGTTCCGAGAGTTCATCGGAGAGAGAAATATACCCTTCTGTATCGACCCTGGCGGCAACTTTTTCTGCATGGATGTGCTGAATGATCAGGTCCAAGGCATCTTCTACTTCGATTATGACGATATGTACGAAACAGACGCCGGGCAACCCGTTTTACCCTCGTACAGAGTCTGTGACAGCTTCTCTGAATTTGTTGAGCTGATCTCTCCGCTTTAG
- the truB gene encoding tRNA pseudouridine(55) synthase TruB produces the protein MPVYVTDKPLNLTSHDVVARARRALHTKRVGHTGTLDPLATGVLVLCVNDSTKLVQFMEADSKDYLAYISFGAGTPTLDAEGPIDERAEVPALDAVQLEGVLNGFLGAQSQIPPQYSAIQVNGQRAYAAARAGAHIELPARPVVLHELRLLGLYDRVHDAPTTFTPDAEGRWQPAESGLTFTLPPALGEFPTALVWARVGSGTYLRSLARDVGAALGLPAHLAGLVRTRAGQFGLEKAVSLDALEGAAGMPDLDALQLPRIEASRELAQQLRQGKRPAWNEAGRFVVTLAGELVAVVDSDGKQLKVVRAWA, from the coding sequence ATGCCCGTGTACGTCACCGACAAGCCGCTGAATCTCACCTCGCACGACGTGGTGGCCCGCGCCCGCCGCGCCCTGCACACCAAACGGGTCGGCCATACCGGAACGCTCGACCCGCTGGCAACCGGAGTCCTGGTGCTGTGCGTCAATGACAGCACCAAACTCGTGCAGTTCATGGAGGCCGACAGCAAGGACTATCTGGCGTACATCAGCTTTGGAGCGGGCACACCCACACTCGACGCCGAAGGACCCATTGACGAACGCGCCGAGGTTCCCGCTCTGGACGCGGTGCAGCTTGAGGGCGTGCTGAACGGCTTTCTGGGCGCACAGTCGCAGATTCCGCCGCAGTACAGCGCCATTCAGGTCAACGGACAGCGGGCCTACGCTGCCGCCCGTGCCGGAGCACATATCGAGCTGCCTGCCCGCCCGGTGGTGCTGCACGAACTGCGGTTGCTGGGCCTGTATGACCGAGTACACGACGCCCCGACGACTTTTACCCCAGATGCGGAAGGGCGCTGGCAGCCTGCCGAATCTGGGTTGACCTTCACGCTTCCGCCCGCGCTGGGCGAGTTTCCGACTGCGCTCGTGTGGGCGCGGGTGGGCAGCGGAACCTATCTGCGCTCTCTGGCCCGCGACGTGGGTGCAGCGCTTGGCCTGCCCGCGCATCTGGCAGGACTGGTCCGCACGCGGGCGGGGCAATTCGGATTAGAGAAAGCGGTGTCGCTGGACGCACTGGAGGGAGCAGCAGGCATGCCCGACCTTGACGCCCTGCAACTGCCGCGCATCGAGGCCAGCCGCGAACTGGCGCAGCAGCTTCGGCAGGGAAAACGCCCGGCCTGGAATGAGGCGGGGCGCTTCGTGGTGACGCTTGCCGGTGAACTGGTGGCAGTGGTGGACAGTGACGGCAAACAGCTCAAGGTGGTGCGGGCGTGGGCGTGA
- a CDS encoding phytanoyl-CoA dioxygenase family protein — protein MTNHIHGQSEQPLPFQMSSAAPQPAPTAPRTPLHLTPEQVRFYDENGYLVLRNFASAEQVAALRAASEGWMEAGQQAGPAGAGSDYNFAKRAVGEVLYRVNYVHSKTSEGPNASLAFLGSPEVLSVAESLCGPDFVPTYESLVFKQEGDGEQIPWHQDAVHPRRWRIFNLGLYLDASTIGAGALRVVPGSQRQILDVCTIREQFGWDAPEVIQVEMQPGDALLHDVMVLHGSEATSGNALRRTLYFEFRAAEQIAHEGPWDSEWVERRMRLIPLALEAAEQAHPEAVPFDWQPDEALRPTRLADAQEELKVAHSVHTPGMWCSAGDAMKFTKGADS, from the coding sequence ATGACCAACCACATCCACGGCCAGAGCGAACAGCCTCTTCCCTTCCAGATGAGCAGCGCGGCTCCGCAGCCCGCACCCACCGCGCCCCGCACGCCACTTCACCTGACGCCCGAACAGGTGCGGTTCTACGACGAGAACGGGTATCTGGTGCTGCGGAACTTCGCCAGTGCCGAGCAGGTGGCGGCGCTGCGGGCGGCCTCGGAAGGCTGGATGGAAGCGGGGCAACAGGCGGGGCCAGCCGGGGCGGGCAGCGACTACAACTTTGCGAAACGGGCGGTGGGCGAGGTGCTGTACCGCGTCAACTACGTGCATTCCAAGACGTCCGAAGGCCCCAACGCCTCACTGGCCTTTCTGGGCAGCCCGGAGGTTCTGAGCGTGGCCGAGAGCCTGTGTGGCCCCGACTTCGTGCCGACCTATGAAAGTCTGGTCTTCAAGCAGGAAGGCGACGGCGAGCAGATTCCCTGGCACCAGGACGCCGTTCACCCGAGAAGGTGGCGCATTTTCAACCTGGGCCTCTATCTGGATGCCAGCACCATCGGAGCGGGAGCGCTGCGCGTGGTGCCCGGGTCGCAGCGGCAGATTCTGGACGTGTGCACCATCCGCGAGCAGTTCGGCTGGGACGCGCCGGAAGTGATTCAGGTCGAGATGCAGCCGGGCGACGCGCTGCTCCATGACGTGATGGTGCTGCACGGCAGCGAGGCCACCAGCGGCAATGCCCTGCGCCGCACGCTGTACTTCGAATTCCGCGCCGCCGAGCAGATCGCCCATGAAGGCCCCTGGGACAGCGAATGGGTTGAGCGCCGGATGCGGCTGATTCCGCTGGCCCTCGAAGCCGCCGAGCAGGCTCATCCCGAGGCCGTTCCCTTCGACTGGCAGCCCGACGAGGCGCTGAGGCCCACGCGACTGGCCGACGCGCAGGAAGAACTGAAGGTGGCGCACAGCGTTCATACGCCCGGCATGTGGTGCAGCGCCGGAGACGCCATGAAATTTACCAAGGGCGCAGACAGCTGA
- a CDS encoding helix-turn-helix domain-containing protein — translation MSPAALQPPELRREGFGWRVWSGPALCMPHAHQHDEIEINLVRSGVLEYLWGGEVHRLEAGQVGLFWGARPHRLLSASPGSELSWLTLPTTRFQRFVLPAALREAVWSGKLLVAGEQAMTAALFDQWQHDPADEEHQVTAELEVQAWLRRFALRAEVPAAARPADRSGGAAWDHALSLARRLQQDFAQPLRVQTLAAELGLHPNYVSGVFRQVFGVSLREYLTRCRLAQAQHLLIASELSVLDVALESGFGSSSRFFAAFSERHGCSPRAYRTAHRSAMGEG, via the coding sequence ATGTCGCCCGCCGCCCTTCAACCTCCCGAACTCCGGCGCGAGGGCTTTGGCTGGCGGGTGTGGTCGGGACCTGCTCTGTGTATGCCGCATGCCCACCAGCACGACGAAATCGAGATCAATCTGGTGCGGAGCGGGGTGCTGGAGTACCTGTGGGGCGGCGAGGTGCACCGTCTGGAGGCCGGTCAGGTGGGGCTGTTCTGGGGAGCGCGGCCTCATCGCCTGCTGAGCGCTTCCCCCGGCAGCGAGTTGAGCTGGCTGACCCTGCCGACCACCCGTTTTCAGCGCTTCGTCCTGCCTGCCGCGCTGCGGGAAGCAGTGTGGAGCGGCAAGCTGCTGGTGGCAGGTGAGCAGGCCATGACCGCTGCTCTCTTCGATCAGTGGCAGCACGACCCGGCAGACGAGGAACATCAGGTGACGGCAGAGCTGGAAGTGCAGGCGTGGCTCCGGCGCTTCGCGCTGCGTGCAGAGGTGCCTGCTGCCGCCCGCCCGGCAGACAGGTCAGGTGGAGCCGCCTGGGACCACGCGCTGTCGCTGGCCCGCCGTCTTCAGCAGGATTTTGCTCAGCCGCTGCGGGTGCAGACGCTGGCGGCAGAGCTGGGCCTGCACCCGAATTACGTCTCTGGCGTGTTCCGACAGGTCTTCGGCGTGAGCCTGCGCGAATATCTGACGCGCTGCCGACTGGCCCAGGCGCAGCATCTGCTGATCGCCTCCGAACTGAGCGTGCTGGACGTGGCGCTCGAAAGCGGCTTCGGCAGTTCCAGCCGTTTTTTCGCCGCGTTCAGCGAGCGGCATGGATGCAGCCCCCGCGCATACCGAACGGCGCACCGGAGCGCAATGGGGGAGGGCTGA
- a CDS encoding low specificity L-threonine aldolase, translated as MSAPTRIDLRSDTVTAPTPHMRRAMAEALVGDDVYGEDPTVNELQQETAALLGFEAGLFMPSGTMTNQVAIAVHTQRGQEVICAEGSHIYEWELGMMATFSGVVPRFVSAPVGVPDPAQVRRAVRHSIHQSPTGLIALENTHNKAGGTVLPHEVIVGIREVADAEGLPLHLDGARLMNAAAAQNVPARQIARYFDSVSLCLSKGLGAPVGSVLVGSKRFIASAHRYRKMMGGGMRQAGILAAAGLIALREGPANLPDDHRRARELAETLVAAGYDVDLNTVQTNIVYATIPDAQAIVETWAAQGLLASALDIDRVRFVLHYQIDDAMLERAKEIVAAK; from the coding sequence ATGAGCGCCCCAACGCGAATCGACCTCCGGAGCGACACCGTCACCGCGCCCACGCCGCACATGCGCCGCGCCATGGCCGAAGCCCTGGTGGGCGACGACGTATACGGCGAAGACCCGACCGTGAACGAACTCCAGCAGGAAACCGCCGCGCTGCTGGGCTTCGAGGCCGGGCTGTTCATGCCGTCGGGCACCATGACCAATCAGGTGGCTATTGCCGTGCATACCCAGCGCGGTCAGGAAGTCATCTGTGCCGAGGGATCGCATATCTATGAGTGGGAACTGGGCATGATGGCGACGTTTTCCGGCGTGGTGCCGCGCTTCGTCTCCGCGCCCGTGGGCGTGCCTGACCCGGCACAGGTACGGCGGGCGGTGCGCCACAGCATCCATCAGTCGCCCACCGGCCTGATCGCGCTGGAGAACACCCACAACAAGGCGGGCGGCACGGTGCTGCCCCACGAGGTCATCGTGGGCATTCGGGAGGTGGCCGACGCCGAAGGCTTGCCGCTGCACCTCGACGGCGCACGCCTGATGAACGCCGCCGCCGCCCAGAACGTGCCCGCCCGCCAGATTGCCCGGTATTTCGACTCGGTCAGCCTGTGCCTGAGCAAGGGTCTGGGCGCACCTGTGGGCAGCGTGCTGGTGGGCAGCAAGCGTTTTATCGCCTCGGCCCACCGCTACCGCAAGATGATGGGCGGCGGCATGCGGCAGGCAGGCATTCTGGCGGCAGCGGGCCTGATCGCGCTGCGCGAAGGGCCAGCCAATTTGCCCGACGACCACCGCCGCGCCCGCGAACTGGCAGAAACGCTGGTGGCAGCCGGATACGACGTGGACCTGAACACCGTGCAGACCAATATCGTGTACGCGACCATTCCAGACGCGCAGGCAATCGTCGAAACCTGGGCGGCCCAGGGGCTGCTGGCGAGTGCGCTCGATATAGACCGGGTGCGCTTCGTGCTGCATTACCAGATCGACGACGCCATGCTGGAGCGGGCGAAAGAGATCGTGGCAGCGAAGTAA
- a CDS encoding peptidylprolyl isomerase gives MRPLALLAALSLGLAACAPAQTTTKQVVIPATGATKPVVVTPAQMTFAPAAVTPAPAPAQTWTALPFLADKPAASYPKPDNVIDPAKRYRAVMTTSKGVVTIELNAVVAPLAVNSFVFLALNHFYDNLTFHRVIAGFVAQGGDPTGTGAGGPGYQFTTETSPFAKFDSAGVLGMARSASRDSNGSQFFITLAPADSLSGSYTVFGKVVSGQDVVNALTKTENGSAKPDTIQSVSIQVLGTAK, from the coding sequence ATGCGTCCTCTTGCTCTGCTTGCCGCTCTCAGCCTTGGCCTCGCCGCGTGCGCTCCCGCTCAGACCACCACCAAACAGGTTGTCATTCCGGCGACCGGGGCCACAAAGCCCGTCGTCGTCACGCCCGCACAGATGACCTTCGCGCCGGCTGCTGTCACGCCTGCTCCAGCGCCCGCCCAGACCTGGACCGCTCTGCCGTTTCTGGCCGACAAACCCGCTGCCAGCTATCCCAAGCCAGACAACGTGATCGACCCGGCCAAGCGGTACCGCGCCGTCATGACGACCAGCAAGGGCGTCGTGACCATCGAACTGAACGCCGTCGTTGCGCCGCTGGCCGTGAACAGCTTCGTGTTTCTGGCCCTCAACCACTTCTATGACAATCTGACGTTCCACCGCGTGATCGCGGGCTTCGTGGCGCAGGGCGGCGACCCCACCGGGACGGGTGCGGGCGGCCCCGGCTACCAGTTCACCACCGAAACCAGCCCCTTCGCCAAATTCGATTCGGCGGGCGTGCTGGGTATGGCCCGCAGCGCCAGCCGCGACAGCAACGGCTCTCAGTTCTTCATCACGCTCGCTCCCGCCGATTCGCTGAGCGGCAGCTATACCGTCTTCGGCAAGGTGGTCAGCGGGCAGGACGTCGTCAATGCCCTGACCAAGACCGAGAACGGCAGCGCCAAGCCCGACACCATCCAGAGCGTCTCGATTCAGGTGCTGGGTACCGCAAAATGA
- a CDS encoding phosphodiester glycosidase family protein has translation MRPVLLSLLLLSACSPAHALKSGEVNAGGQMYAVVTIQPGQDALRLYWQRPNGQPYGLIGALKSDLAKQGKTLLFATNSGIYAPGLRPLGLHVQAGRELVGLNHARSGGNFALLPNGVFWIKGNRAGVSESRAYERLNISPDFASQSGPLLVQGGRLHPSFNAGSTSAKLRSGVGVCAGGPGQPSVVKFAMSEGAVNFYDFARFFRDTLGCPDALYLDGSISTFYTPDRGDSQLLAYAGIWGVTK, from the coding sequence GTGCGCCCTGTTCTTCTTTCTCTGCTCCTGCTTTCCGCCTGCTCTCCTGCCCACGCGCTGAAAAGTGGCGAGGTGAATGCCGGTGGGCAGATGTACGCAGTGGTGACGATTCAACCGGGTCAGGACGCGCTGCGGCTGTACTGGCAGCGCCCGAACGGGCAGCCATACGGCCTGATCGGTGCCCTGAAATCCGATCTGGCGAAACAGGGCAAAACGCTGCTGTTCGCCACCAACAGCGGCATTTATGCGCCGGGATTGCGCCCGCTGGGGCTGCATGTGCAGGCGGGCCGCGAACTGGTCGGCCTGAACCATGCCCGCAGCGGTGGCAATTTTGCCCTGCTTCCCAACGGCGTGTTCTGGATCAAGGGCAACAGGGCCGGCGTATCGGAATCGCGGGCCTACGAGCGCCTGAACATATCGCCCGATTTCGCCAGTCAGTCGGGGCCGCTGCTGGTGCAGGGTGGGCGGCTGCATCCCAGTTTTAATGCGGGCAGCACGAGTGCCAAGCTTCGCAGCGGCGTGGGCGTGTGCGCGGGCGGGCCGGGGCAGCCCAGCGTGGTCAAGTTCGCCATGAGTGAGGGGGCGGTCAACTTCTACGACTTCGCCCGCTTCTTCCGCGACACGCTGGGCTGCCCAGACGCCCTGTATCTGGACGGCAGCATCAGCACGTTCTATACGCCGGACAGGGGAGACTCGCAACTGCTCGCCTATGCGGGTATCTGGGGCGTGACGAAATAG
- a CDS encoding ATP-binding cassette domain-containing protein: protein MTLSVQNVARIYGDRTIFEAVDFDVLPLDRLALIGENGSGKSTLLRVLAGLELPDAGRVQAAGRVALLTQFPEGLDGTLLDAVTPLALHLAQSAFEQATAQLEIDAGLDAFAAAEEAYRLAGGYDFGARAAGVLAGLRLDAGRVPRSSQAGRCGG from the coding sequence TTGACCCTTTCTGTTCAGAATGTGGCCCGTATCTACGGCGACCGCACAATTTTTGAGGCTGTCGATTTCGATGTGTTGCCCTTAGACCGGCTGGCGCTGATCGGTGAGAACGGCAGTGGGAAAAGTACCCTGCTGCGCGTGCTGGCAGGGCTGGAACTGCCCGATGCCGGACGTGTGCAGGCGGCTGGCAGGGTGGCGCTGCTGACCCAGTTTCCGGAGGGGCTAGACGGCACGCTGCTTGATGCCGTGACGCCCCTGGCGCTGCACCTTGCTCAGTCTGCTTTCGAGCAGGCGACAGCCCAGCTCGAGATCGACGCCGGGCTGGACGCGTTCGCTGCTGCCGAGGAAGCGTACCGACTGGCGGGCGGCTACGACTTCGGGGCGCGGGCAGCCGGGGTGCTGGCGGGGCTGCGCCTGGATGCGGGGCGAGTGCCGCGCAGCTCTCAGGCGGGCAGATGCGGCGGCTGA